The following proteins are encoded in a genomic region of Nonomuraea muscovyensis:
- a CDS encoding MarR family winged helix-turn-helix transcriptional regulator, whose protein sequence is MSPTRAEAEAQEEEFLRLDEFVCFVLYSAHRAVTNAYRPLLDDLGLTYPQYLVLVALYENGPSSVKGLGAKLHLDYGTLTPLLKRLEANGLVLRRRSADDERQVTVSLTEEGATLRRRARVLVPALDEIMGLTGEEMEQLKTLLRRLTGNIAART, encoded by the coding sequence ATGTCACCCACCCGTGCCGAGGCCGAGGCGCAGGAGGAGGAGTTCCTTCGCCTGGACGAGTTCGTGTGCTTCGTCCTCTACTCCGCGCATCGCGCGGTGACGAACGCCTACCGTCCGTTGCTCGACGACCTCGGCCTGACCTACCCGCAGTACCTGGTGCTGGTGGCCCTGTACGAGAACGGCCCGTCCTCGGTGAAGGGCCTCGGCGCCAAGCTCCACCTCGACTACGGGACGTTGACGCCCCTGCTCAAACGCCTGGAGGCGAACGGGCTGGTGCTGCGCCGGCGCAGCGCCGACGACGAACGGCAGGTCACGGTGTCACTCACCGAGGAGGGCGCGACCCTCCGCCGGCGCGCCCGGGTCCTGGTCCCCGCACTCGACGAGATCATGGGGCTGACGGGCGAGGAGATGGAGCAGCTCAAGACGCTGCTGCGGCGGCTCACCGGCAACATCGCCGCGCGCACCTGA
- a CDS encoding ferredoxin, producing MKVTVDEVKCCGAGQCVLLAPEVFDQRDDDGIVILLEPEPPEERHAVVREAAAVCPGAAIEVSEEA from the coding sequence ATGAAAGTCACCGTTGACGAGGTGAAGTGCTGCGGCGCCGGCCAGTGCGTGCTGCTCGCCCCGGAGGTGTTCGACCAGCGCGATGACGACGGCATCGTCATCCTGCTGGAGCCCGAACCGCCGGAGGAGCGCCACGCCGTCGTCCGCGAGGCCGCGGCCGTCTGCCCCGGCGCCGCCATCGAGGTGAGCGAGGAGGCATGA
- a CDS encoding cytochrome P450, translated as MSVNEQVLNYPIAGDAALDPPAEWAELRGRCPVAHVKLPSGDQATLLTRYEDVRKVLADPRFTRQLTAPDAARLSAEGGGVFSSEFAQIIPDGGEEHQHWRRLVGKWFTAKRMAALRPRMTRIAEDLIDDMVERGAPGDLKASLGFPLPVYVICDMLGVPAADRDRFSYWSDTLLNLTRYSQAEIEAAQGEFFTYMSDHLTAKRQQPGEDLLSELIAIGGPEDGGLSDIQILVTGMGLLVAGHETTANMIGKMVAMLLADRCRWESLLADPALIRTAVEETLRLDSNAGFGLPRYLREEIEVSGTVLPRGTTVVCSMAAANRDESAFDAAAEMDLRRSPNPHLAFGAGAHSCLGQALARTELQVVLEVLLRKLPSLELAVPVEELERVEGLAVGGLRTVPVRW; from the coding sequence ATGAGTGTCAATGAGCAGGTCCTGAACTACCCGATCGCCGGCGACGCGGCGCTCGACCCGCCCGCGGAGTGGGCCGAGCTGCGCGGCCGGTGCCCGGTGGCCCACGTCAAGCTGCCCAGCGGTGACCAGGCGACGCTGCTGACCCGCTACGAGGACGTCAGGAAGGTGCTCGCCGACCCGCGCTTCACCCGCCAGCTCACCGCACCTGACGCGGCGCGGCTCTCGGCGGAGGGCGGCGGGGTGTTCAGCAGCGAGTTCGCGCAGATCATCCCGGACGGCGGTGAAGAGCACCAGCACTGGCGACGCCTGGTCGGCAAGTGGTTCACCGCCAAGCGGATGGCCGCCCTGCGGCCTCGGATGACGCGGATCGCCGAGGACCTCATCGACGACATGGTCGAGCGCGGCGCACCCGGTGACCTCAAGGCGAGCCTGGGCTTCCCGCTGCCCGTGTACGTGATCTGCGACATGCTCGGCGTGCCCGCCGCCGATCGGGACCGGTTCTCGTACTGGTCGGACACCCTGCTCAACCTCACCCGCTACAGCCAGGCCGAGATCGAGGCGGCGCAGGGCGAGTTCTTCACGTACATGTCCGACCATCTCACGGCCAAGCGGCAGCAGCCGGGCGAGGACCTGCTGAGCGAGCTGATCGCTATAGGCGGCCCCGAGGACGGCGGGCTGTCCGACATCCAGATCCTGGTCACCGGGATGGGCTTGCTGGTCGCCGGACACGAGACCACCGCCAACATGATCGGCAAGATGGTCGCCATGCTGCTCGCCGACCGCTGCCGCTGGGAGAGCCTGCTGGCCGACCCGGCGCTGATCCGCACCGCGGTGGAGGAAACGCTGCGTCTCGACAGCAACGCAGGCTTCGGCCTGCCCCGCTACCTGCGCGAGGAGATCGAGGTCAGCGGCACCGTGCTGCCCCGCGGCACCACCGTGGTGTGCAGCATGGCCGCGGCCAACCGCGACGAGAGCGCCTTCGACGCCGCCGCCGAGATGGACCTGCGTCGCAGCCCGAACCCGCATCTGGCGTTCGGCGCCGGCGCCCACTCCTGCCTCGGTCAGGCCCTGGCCCGTACCGAGCTGCAGGTCGTGCTGGAGGTGCTGCTGCGCAAGCTGCCCTCCCTCGAACTGGCCGTGCCGGTGGAGGAGCTGGAACGCGTGGAAGGGCTGGCCGTCGGCGGCCTGCGCACGGTTCCCGTCCGCTGGTGA
- a CDS encoding NAD(P)/FAD-dependent oxidoreductase, whose translation MSSPESVLLVGASAAGLSTAEALRRLGYQSRLTLLDAEPRLPYDRPPLSKQVLAGSWEPSRAQLRTQAQWEALEAEFVRGEPAVALNVAERAVTTASGPVLHGDVLVIATGLTPRQLSGNGGRDGRGGRDGRGGRDGHGGHGGHDGRDGQGGQGGQGGRGGQGGVAGLVGVHVLRTLDDALALRAHLTTSPHPRPTASLRVHPAGCADLAACVHPAASADLAACVHPAGCAELAASAHSAASVSGHPAACAHPPATANTYPAANTESAANTEPVAGMRLVVVGEGVLGAEIAATARTMGLDVTLAGMGRAPLGDQLGDVVGAMIGRMHAEHGVRLRLGTAVEGLTGVAGRVTGVRLATGELLPADAVVVAIGSRPATGWLADSGLTLGDGVECDSRCRAAEGVYAVGDVASWWHEGLSRRLRLENRTNATEQAQIVAANILGTDRPYMPIPYFWTDQYDVKIQAHGLPSPAAEVTIAEGDPEQRRFVAVYREAGEVTGVLGWNMPKQVRLLRQQFLRSWQTASPLTPA comes from the coding sequence GTGAGCTCGCCCGAGAGTGTCCTGCTCGTCGGTGCCTCGGCCGCCGGGCTGAGTACGGCGGAGGCGCTGCGGCGGCTCGGGTACCAGAGCCGGCTGACCCTGCTGGACGCCGAACCCCGCCTCCCCTACGACCGGCCGCCGCTGTCGAAGCAGGTCCTGGCCGGCTCCTGGGAGCCGTCGCGCGCCCAGCTCCGTACGCAGGCGCAGTGGGAGGCCCTGGAGGCCGAGTTCGTGCGCGGGGAGCCTGCGGTGGCGCTGAACGTGGCGGAGCGCGCGGTCACCACCGCCTCCGGCCCGGTACTGCACGGCGACGTCCTGGTCATCGCCACCGGCCTGACTCCCCGACAGCTCTCCGGCAATGGCGGTCGTGACGGCCGTGGCGGTCGTGACGGTCGTGGCGGTCGTGACGGTCATGGCGGCCATGGCGGTCATGACGGTCGTGACGGCCAGGGCGGCCAGGGCGGCCAGGGCGGCCGAGGCGGCCAAGGCGGGGTGGCCGGGCTGGTCGGCGTACACGTGCTGCGTACTTTGGACGACGCACTCGCTCTCCGCGCCCATCTGACCACGAGCCCGCACCCCCGCCCGACCGCGTCCCTACGCGTCCATCCGGCCGGGTGCGCTGACCTGGCGGCGTGCGTCCATCCGGCCGCGAGCGCTGACCTGGCGGCGTGCGTCCATCCGGCCGGGTGCGCTGAGCTGGCGGCGAGCGCCCATTCGGCGGCGAGCGTGAGCGGCCATCCGGCCGCGTGCGCACACCCGCCGGCGACCGCGAATACCTACCCGGCCGCGAACACCGAGTCGGCCGCGAACACCGAGCCCGTGGCGGGCATGCGGCTCGTCGTCGTGGGGGAGGGCGTGCTCGGAGCGGAGATCGCCGCCACCGCCCGCACCATGGGGCTGGACGTCACGCTCGCCGGGATGGGGCGCGCCCCGCTGGGAGACCAGCTCGGTGACGTGGTCGGCGCGATGATCGGCCGGATGCACGCCGAGCACGGGGTCCGGCTGCGGCTCGGCACCGCGGTCGAAGGGCTGACCGGCGTGGCCGGGCGTGTCACGGGGGTACGGCTGGCCACCGGCGAACTGCTGCCCGCCGACGCCGTCGTGGTGGCCATCGGCTCGCGTCCCGCGACCGGCTGGCTGGCGGACAGCGGGCTCACCCTGGGCGACGGGGTGGAGTGCGACTCGCGCTGCCGCGCCGCCGAGGGCGTCTACGCCGTCGGGGACGTGGCCTCCTGGTGGCACGAAGGGCTGAGCCGACGGCTGCGCCTGGAGAACCGCACCAACGCCACCGAACAGGCCCAGATCGTGGCGGCCAACATCCTCGGTACCGACCGGCCGTACATGCCGATTCCCTACTTTTGGACCGACCAGTACGACGTCAAGATCCAGGCCCATGGGCTGCCGTCGCCGGCGGCGGAGGTGACCATCGCCGAAGGCGACCCCGAACAGCGCCGCTTCGTCGCCGTCTATCGCGAGGCGGGCGAGGTCACCGGCGTGCTCGGCTGGAACATGCCCAAGCAGGTCCGCCTCCTGCGCCAGCAGTTCCTCCGGTCCTGGCAGACGGCCTCGCCGCTGACGCCCGCGTGA
- a CDS encoding TetR/AcrR family transcriptional regulator — protein MATTKRGNTPSSDRRVRRTRTALARALIELVEERDLSRISVSDVAERAEVSRTAFYDHYRNVHELAEDACTAMIDSLIQSLPAPDLDAPDLAQEVIMSLQAFFASLAQHAGLYRSLLGPEGSAPVADHIRRRSTAAIHHHVRHAFGGGDLTRYVDSSLDVPHDVPAAFTAGALLGVANDWLQRGCPRPPAEMAALTWPLFSALYPLYADPFTSGAESST, from the coding sequence GTGGCAACGACGAAGCGCGGCAACACGCCATCGAGCGACCGGCGTGTGCGCCGCACGCGCACCGCCCTGGCCCGCGCGCTGATCGAGCTCGTCGAGGAGCGGGACCTGTCCCGGATCAGCGTTTCCGACGTCGCAGAACGCGCCGAGGTGAGCCGCACGGCCTTCTACGACCACTACCGCAATGTCCACGAGCTGGCCGAGGACGCCTGTACCGCGATGATCGACAGCTTGATCCAGTCCCTGCCCGCACCGGATCTGGACGCGCCGGACCTCGCGCAGGAGGTGATCATGTCGCTCCAGGCCTTCTTCGCCAGCCTCGCCCAGCACGCCGGGCTCTACCGCAGCCTGCTGGGGCCGGAGGGAAGCGCCCCCGTCGCCGACCACATCCGCCGCCGCAGCACCGCCGCCATCCACCACCACGTCCGCCACGCCTTCGGCGGAGGCGACCTCACTAGGTATGTCGACTCGTCGCTCGACGTGCCGCACGACGTTCCCGCCGCATTCACCGCCGGGGCCCTGCTGGGTGTGGCCAACGACTGGCTGCAACGCGGATGCCCCCGGCCCCCGGCCGAGATGGCCGCTCTGACCTGGCCCCTCTTCAGCGCGCTCTACCCGCTCTACGCCGATCCCTTCACCTCAGGGGCCGAGTCCTCCACCTGA
- a CDS encoding glyoxalase — MAFYESLGFEATYKQSRPYVYLALQWSGIHLHFGPAPKGLDPTREESGGCLVMVDAVAPYHAAFVAAMRRVHGKVLSSGLPRITRYRPGASRFTLIDPSGNSIIFIQRDEPAELEYGGSKKLTGLARALDNVRILREFKNDDLQAFRALKSAMRRHGADAPVVERGLALCQLIDLAMVLGEPTDPWAADLRGLELTADDRQRIESELGHLAGLQEWLA, encoded by the coding sequence TTGGCGTTCTATGAGTCACTGGGGTTCGAGGCCACTTACAAACAGAGCAGACCCTATGTCTACCTGGCGCTGCAGTGGAGCGGAATCCACCTGCACTTCGGCCCGGCGCCCAAGGGGCTGGATCCGACCCGGGAGGAGTCCGGAGGCTGCCTGGTCATGGTCGACGCCGTCGCGCCGTACCACGCGGCGTTCGTCGCGGCGATGCGCCGGGTCCACGGGAAGGTGCTGAGTTCGGGCCTTCCGCGGATCACCCGCTACCGGCCCGGCGCTTCCCGGTTCACGCTGATCGATCCGTCCGGGAACTCGATCATATTCATCCAGCGCGACGAGCCGGCCGAGCTGGAGTACGGGGGCTCGAAGAAGCTGACGGGCCTGGCCAGGGCACTCGACAACGTCCGGATTCTGCGCGAGTTCAAGAACGACGATCTGCAGGCTTTCCGTGCGCTCAAGTCGGCGATGCGCAGGCACGGTGCGGACGCCCCGGTGGTCGAGCGGGGCCTTGCCCTGTGCCAGCTCATCGACCTCGCCATGGTCCTCGGCGAGCCCACCGATCCGTGGGCCGCCGATTTGCGCGGTCTGGAGCTCACCGCTGACGACAGGCAGCGCATCGAATCGGAACTCGGGCATCTCGCCGGACTCCAGGAATGGCTTGCCTGA
- a CDS encoding GNAT family N-acetyltransferase, whose protein sequence is MQSEAFVIRDGDQVIATAGYRLWPGPAAHLSVLTALRRRGHGLARAVASAAVADALTHGLLPQWRARPEPSRRSHGGKPGAECPPGGDRWVSVH, encoded by the coding sequence GTGCAATCCGAGGCGTTCGTCATCCGTGACGGCGACCAGGTCATCGCCACCGCCGGCTACCGCCTGTGGCCGGGGCCAGCGGCTCACCTGTCCGTCCTCACCGCACTCCGCCGCCGAGGCCACGGCCTGGCCCGAGCTGTGGCCTCGGCGGCGGTGGCGGACGCCCTGACCCACGGACTGCTCCCGCAGTGGCGCGCGAGGCCGGAGCCTTCGCGCCGGAGCCATGGGGGTAAGCCCGGCGCGGAGTGCCCGCCGGGGGGTGACCGGTGGGTGAGCGTGCATTGA
- a CDS encoding single-stranded DNA-binding protein produces the protein MSRGWPAHPPALSTTLRPPSPPVHRTPFAPPAPAPPTAPWSQVAGIPPAAHGRQRMNDIYITLTGNVAAEPRQHTFEDGARVTSLRVLTAHRYFDRKTGQWTDGEKVCFAVRCWRALGDNVAQSIKMGHPVVVSGKLRIREFGAEGDRRFMPEVEASAVGHDLRWGTGVFAKPDRGGNGATVSREMRDRLDAETEDWAMGGRPSGSPQPLSERPPLSPSAAPPHASAPPHASAPPHASTPLHEATPMHTATPPHAAAPPCEATPMHTATPPQAATTSQAVITPDEATTSREAAAPAPKASSTRQSTTKTRRGASGSGAAVRILGADDNESEAEDAEWPTEERAAA, from the coding sequence TTGAGCCGTGGCTGGCCTGCCCACCCGCCCGCCCTGTCCACAACCCTGCGCCCCCCATCCCCTCCTGTCCACAGAACGCCGTTCGCCCCGCCCGCACCCGCACCCCCTACGGCACCGTGGTCCCAGGTCGCGGGCATCCCGCCCGCCGCGCATGGGAGGCAACGGATGAACGACATCTACATCACGCTCACCGGCAACGTCGCAGCAGAGCCCCGCCAACACACGTTCGAGGACGGCGCGAGGGTGACCTCCCTGCGGGTGTTGACGGCTCACCGCTATTTCGACAGGAAGACAGGGCAGTGGACCGACGGCGAGAAGGTGTGTTTCGCGGTGCGCTGCTGGCGGGCGCTCGGTGACAACGTGGCCCAGTCGATCAAGATGGGCCATCCCGTGGTGGTGTCGGGCAAGCTGCGCATCCGCGAGTTCGGCGCTGAGGGCGACCGGCGCTTCATGCCCGAGGTGGAGGCCAGCGCGGTCGGCCACGACCTGCGCTGGGGCACCGGCGTCTTCGCCAAGCCCGACCGGGGCGGCAACGGGGCGACGGTAAGCAGGGAGATGCGCGACCGGCTCGACGCCGAAACCGAAGACTGGGCCATGGGCGGCAGGCCCTCTGGCTCCCCCCAACCGCTGTCCGAGCGCCCGCCGCTCTCCCCTTCGGCCGCACCCCCGCACGCGTCCGCACCCCCGCACGCGTCCGCACCTCCGCACGCGTCCACACCTCTGCACGAGGCCACACCTATGCACACGGCAACGCCCCCGCACGCGGCCGCACCCCCGTGCGAGGCCACACCTATGCACACGGCGACGCCCCCGCAGGCGGCCACAACCTCACAGGCGGTCATAACGCCGGACGAGGCCACGACTTCGCGCGAGGCCGCGGCCCCAGCCCCCAAGGCGTCCAGCACCCGGCAGAGCACCACCAAGACGAGAAGGGGCGCCTCCGGCAGCGGCGCCGCCGTGCGCATCCTCGGCGCGGACGACAACGAGAGTGAGGCCGAGGACGCCGAATGGCCCACTGAGGAACGCGCAGCCGCCTGA
- a CDS encoding GTP-binding protein: MTTVAARPSLATRLTALTKIVELGPGRLEPKLLAEASTLLTRAGERLKLSSEHTVVALAGGTGSGKSSLFNALSGLELSPTGVRRPTTARTHACVWGLEGATPLLDWLQIQWRHRFSRSSALDKGESQLHGLILLDLPDHDSIRALTDSEADRLIGVADLVVWVLDPQKYADASTHRRYVTELAGHDAVTVFALNQADRLSAEELAELVIDLNDLLRREGVEHPSVVPTSAITGRGVDSLKSVIAAAVSRRRAAIQKLEADLHRLEQRIAQTMPVGEALSAPSTVDDARRLGLTDALCDAVGVPAVGEAMENVYAERSMSWVGWPYPRWISKLRPNPLKALRLQDVADEIRGIASGTVSAQSAEVVNAVQALADGLSSEMHPVWRSSLNHAARSQAAKLPKALTDDLSEVAPRLDRVPVWWRLLKMWQYTLVAGFVLGAAWLVTGLLSAGQAPLGIQLLGDTAALPWVGLMMASVLGLGALSGIAARNFVELGASKERERLEREMRRRVSAIAETTVVEPVERELVRHHTFYTAMRALAG, translated from the coding sequence ATGACCACCGTTGCGGCGAGGCCGAGCCTCGCGACACGGCTCACCGCCCTCACCAAGATCGTGGAACTGGGGCCGGGACGGCTCGAACCCAAGCTCCTCGCCGAGGCGAGCACGCTCCTCACCCGCGCCGGCGAGCGACTCAAGCTGTCGTCCGAACACACCGTGGTCGCCCTCGCGGGTGGCACGGGCAGCGGCAAGTCGTCGCTGTTCAACGCCCTGTCCGGGCTGGAGCTGTCGCCCACGGGCGTGCGCCGGCCCACCACGGCCCGCACCCACGCCTGCGTGTGGGGGCTGGAGGGCGCGACGCCGCTGCTCGACTGGCTGCAGATCCAGTGGCGTCACCGCTTCTCCCGGTCCAGCGCGCTCGACAAGGGCGAGTCCCAGCTCCACGGGTTGATCCTGCTCGACCTGCCCGACCACGACTCGATCCGGGCGCTCACCGACAGCGAGGCCGACCGGCTCATCGGCGTGGCCGACCTGGTGGTGTGGGTGCTCGACCCGCAGAAGTACGCCGACGCCTCCACCCACCGCCGCTACGTCACGGAGCTGGCGGGGCACGACGCGGTGACGGTGTTCGCCCTGAACCAGGCCGACCGGCTGAGCGCCGAGGAGCTCGCCGAGCTGGTCATCGACCTCAACGACCTGCTCCGGCGCGAAGGCGTCGAACACCCGAGCGTGGTGCCCACCTCGGCGATCACGGGGCGGGGCGTCGACAGTCTCAAGAGCGTGATCGCGGCGGCGGTCTCGCGGCGCAGGGCCGCCATCCAGAAGCTGGAGGCCGACCTCCACCGGCTGGAGCAGCGCATCGCCCAGACGATGCCCGTGGGGGAGGCGCTGTCCGCCCCTTCGACGGTCGACGACGCCCGCAGGCTGGGGCTCACCGACGCGCTGTGCGACGCCGTCGGCGTGCCCGCCGTGGGCGAGGCGATGGAGAACGTCTACGCCGAACGGTCCATGAGCTGGGTCGGCTGGCCGTACCCGCGCTGGATCTCCAAACTCCGCCCGAACCCCCTCAAGGCGCTGCGCCTGCAGGACGTCGCCGACGAGATCCGCGGCATCGCCTCGGGCACCGTGAGCGCCCAGTCCGCCGAGGTCGTCAACGCGGTCCAGGCGCTCGCCGACGGCCTGTCGTCCGAGATGCACCCGGTCTGGCGCTCCTCCCTCAACCACGCGGCCCGCTCCCAGGCGGCCAAACTGCCCAAAGCGCTCACCGACGACCTCTCCGAGGTCGCTCCCCGGCTCGACCGGGTCCCGGTGTGGTGGCGACTGCTCAAGATGTGGCAGTACACCCTGGTGGCGGGGTTCGTGCTGGGCGCGGCGTGGCTGGTGACGGGGCTGCTGTCCGCAGGGCAGGCGCCGCTCGGCATCCAGTTGCTCGGCGACACGGCGGCGCTGCCGTGGGTGGGGCTCATGATGGCCTCCGTGCTGGGCCTGGGCGCGTTGTCGGGCATCGCCGCCCGCAACTTCGTCGAACTGGGCGCCTCGAAGGAACGCGAACGCCTCGAGCGGGAGATGCGCCGCCGGGTGTCCGCCATCGCCGAGACGACGGTGGTGGAGCCGGTGGAACGCGAGCTGGTGCGTCACCACACCTTCTACACAGCCATGAGAGCCCTGGCCGGCTGA
- a CDS encoding dynamin family protein: MQHDAPVLDDAPVPDRASAPGDALSPGETAAAPGPAAGEDRPISDHTSYDEPAHGVLTREEPSDEEPGRAEPGRAESVTEETRSGPTAPEATDAPEPDLEEPGEPADQAHHEDHPESRDHEDQPESRDHEDQPESRDHEDQPESRDHEDGANSRDHGDGADFRDHEEREDEGEPGDQVAPLGDTSGDHAESPRSEAPAEPPRRRGGEGLPPETVAALTAALDTLRSSVSEVRFGLDLPGAEEARQVQADLLAQLQDYVLPRVRTSTAPALIVVAGSTGAGKSTLVNSLAERNVSRTGVRRPTTGVPVLACHPDDRTWFAEGELLSGLRRIDTPQPGAGLDSLIVVPTEKLPQGVALLDTPDIDSVVEEHHEIAQRMLDAADLWVFVTTAARYADAPAWNLLRLAKERGARLAIVLSRVQPRAREVVLKHFVRMLTEYGLGEIDRFVIHESKVLDGRLPDNEVTDLRLWLAELSVDEERREQAVRETLNGVLNSFRTRVPALAKHMEVQVTFRGELRADVEASYRNALSEIDKAFRGGTLIHGEVLARWQDFAGSGDLLRTLHLRKRGRSAGQAPERIMAFRTALRAGLESVIVAGANRAAEEVAARWRHRSPLGAKLAEELDRPSDDLVRHASRAIAAWQEHVTEMVRTDGVAKRSVSKLLSFDADSLSLIFMVAMFSGPVEGLQHRLVTALLGAESLRGIGAKALSDLRARIGMLFDEESMRYAHVLDSVGIPDESIATRLYQATYNLEVAR, translated from the coding sequence GTGCAGCACGATGCCCCGGTCCTGGACGATGCCCCCGTTCCGGACCGTGCTTCCGCACCGGGCGACGCCCTCTCACCGGGCGAGACCGCCGCCGCTCCCGGCCCCGCCGCGGGCGAGGACCGCCCCATCAGCGATCACACCTCGTACGACGAGCCCGCCCACGGAGTGCTCACCCGCGAGGAGCCCAGCGACGAGGAGCCCGGCCGAGCCGAGCCCGGCCGCGCCGAGTCGGTGACGGAGGAGACGCGGAGCGGCCCGACGGCACCCGAGGCGACGGACGCTCCGGAGCCGGACCTCGAAGAGCCCGGCGAGCCCGCCGACCAGGCGCACCACGAGGACCACCCCGAGTCCCGCGACCACGAGGACCAGCCCGAGTCCCGCGACCACGAGGACCAGCCCGAGTCCCGCGACCACGAGGACCAGCCCGAGTCCCGCGACCATGAAGACGGCGCGAACTCCCGTGACCACGGGGACGGCGCGGACTTCCGTGACCACGAGGAGCGAGAGGACGAGGGCGAGCCCGGCGACCAGGTGGCGCCGCTGGGTGACACGTCCGGCGACCACGCCGAATCCCCCCGATCGGAAGCCCCCGCCGAGCCGCCGCGGCGCCGGGGAGGCGAGGGCCTGCCCCCTGAGACCGTCGCCGCGCTCACCGCCGCCCTCGACACCCTCCGCTCCAGCGTGTCCGAGGTGCGGTTCGGTCTCGACCTGCCGGGCGCCGAGGAGGCGCGGCAGGTGCAGGCCGACCTGCTGGCCCAGCTCCAGGACTACGTACTGCCGCGAGTGCGCACCAGCACCGCGCCCGCCCTCATCGTCGTCGCCGGCTCGACCGGCGCGGGCAAGTCCACGCTGGTCAACTCGCTGGCCGAGCGGAACGTCTCCCGCACCGGAGTGCGGCGGCCCACCACGGGCGTCCCGGTCCTGGCCTGCCACCCCGACGACCGCACCTGGTTCGCCGAGGGAGAGTTGCTGTCCGGGCTGCGGCGCATCGACACGCCCCAGCCGGGCGCGGGGCTCGACAGCCTCATCGTGGTCCCGACCGAGAAGCTTCCCCAGGGCGTCGCGTTGCTCGACACCCCCGACATCGACTCGGTCGTCGAGGAGCACCACGAGATCGCCCAGCGCATGCTCGACGCGGCCGACCTGTGGGTGTTCGTCACCACGGCCGCCCGCTACGCCGACGCCCCCGCCTGGAACCTCCTCAGGCTCGCCAAGGAACGCGGCGCCCGGCTCGCCATCGTGCTGTCCCGGGTGCAGCCGAGGGCGCGCGAGGTGGTCCTGAAGCACTTCGTCCGCATGCTCACCGAGTACGGCCTGGGAGAGATCGACCGGTTCGTCATCCACGAGTCCAAGGTCCTCGACGGCCGCCTGCCCGACAACGAGGTCACCGACCTGCGCCTGTGGCTGGCCGAGCTGTCGGTGGACGAGGAACGCCGGGAGCAGGCCGTACGCGAGACACTGAACGGCGTGCTCAACAGCTTCCGCACCCGCGTTCCCGCGCTGGCAAAGCACATGGAGGTGCAGGTCACCTTCCGCGGAGAGCTGCGCGCCGACGTGGAGGCCTCCTATCGCAACGCCCTCTCGGAGATCGACAAGGCGTTCCGCGGCGGCACCCTCATCCACGGCGAGGTGCTTGCCCGCTGGCAGGACTTCGCCGGGTCCGGCGACCTGCTGCGCACCCTTCACCTGCGTAAACGCGGCAGGTCGGCCGGCCAGGCACCCGAGCGGATCATGGCGTTCAGGACGGCGCTGCGCGCCGGGCTGGAGTCGGTGATCGTCGCCGGCGCCAACCGCGCCGCGGAGGAGGTGGCCGCCCGCTGGCGGCACCGCTCACCGCTCGGCGCCAAGCTCGCCGAGGAGCTCGACCGCCCTTCCGACGATCTCGTACGGCACGCGAGCCGGGCCATCGCCGCCTGGCAGGAGCACGTCACCGAGATGGTGCGCACCGACGGCGTGGCCAAGCGGTCGGTGTCGAAGCTGTTGTCGTTCGACGCCGACTCGCTCTCCCTGATCTTCATGGTCGCGATGTTCAGCGGACCCGTGGAGGGTCTCCAGCACCGGCTGGTCACCGCGCTGCTCGGCGCGGAGTCGCTGCGGGGCATCGGCGCCAAGGCGCTCAGCGACCTGCGAGCCAGGATCGGCATGCTGTTCGACGAGGAATCCATGCGTTACGCGCACGTACTCGACTCCGTGGGCATTCCCGACGAGTCCATCGCGACGCGCCTGTACCAGGCCACGTACAACCTTGAGGTGGCTCGATGA